Proteins encoded in a region of the Isosphaeraceae bacterium EP7 genome:
- a CDS encoding nitrilase-related carbon-nitrogen hydrolase has protein sequence MPTIERYYAAACQTDLSCPKDRSELPARVDRLLAMVDHAVIGYGPFFDIRLVVFPEFVHAAPIYATAEELIDRLAVPIPNEQTDRYVAKARQHSIYIQSGTFLEVDARWPGRVFNTTCLIGPDGLLSKYRKVNPWIPWEVHTSPHDLPGYDEPLFPVTETEIGRLGAAICYDWLFPEAIRALALGGAEVLLRVSAYMDPWGATPPMDWWTLFNRARAAENSAYVVAANQGASLSNYPPFSWPGGSMIVDFDGRILSQADPGPGEKIVVGPIDLASLRAERGRRRGHDLLGHIRAEAYTDLYTRPIYRPNRD, from the coding sequence ATGCCGACCATCGAACGGTACTACGCCGCAGCATGCCAGACCGATCTGTCCTGCCCAAAAGACCGCTCAGAACTTCCTGCTCGCGTCGACCGTCTCCTGGCGATGGTCGACCATGCGGTGATCGGCTACGGCCCGTTCTTCGACATCAGGCTCGTCGTCTTCCCCGAGTTCGTGCATGCCGCGCCAATCTATGCGACGGCCGAGGAACTGATCGACCGGCTCGCCGTCCCCATCCCCAACGAACAGACCGATCGGTATGTGGCCAAGGCCAGGCAGCACTCGATCTACATTCAGAGCGGAACCTTCCTGGAAGTCGACGCCCGCTGGCCCGGGCGGGTGTTCAACACGACCTGCTTGATCGGCCCCGACGGGTTGCTGAGCAAGTATCGCAAGGTGAATCCGTGGATCCCGTGGGAAGTCCACACCAGCCCCCACGACCTGCCCGGATATGACGAGCCATTGTTCCCGGTGACCGAGACCGAAATCGGTCGCCTGGGAGCGGCAATTTGCTACGACTGGCTCTTTCCCGAGGCTATTCGCGCCCTGGCCCTGGGCGGGGCCGAAGTCCTCCTCAGGGTCTCGGCCTACATGGATCCGTGGGGTGCCACCCCCCCGATGGATTGGTGGACGCTGTTCAATCGTGCCCGCGCCGCGGAGAACTCGGCCTATGTGGTCGCAGCCAATCAGGGGGCGAGCCTCTCGAACTATCCGCCCTTCTCCTGGCCGGGCGGCAGCATGATCGTCGACTTCGACGGCCGGATCCTGAGTCAGGCGGACCCGGGACCGGGCGAGAAGATCGTCGTCGGTCCCATCGACCTCGCCTCACTCCGCGCCGAGCGAGGGCGACGGCGGGGGCATGACCTCCTAGGCCACATCCGGGCCGAGGCCTATACTGACCTGTATACCAGGCCAATCTATCGCCCGAATCGCGACTGA
- a CDS encoding tetratricopeptide repeat protein: MVSGRWIAIGTIVMFWQGVAPTAEAGEVVVAAPTQAAAGASTPSTSGNRSRGNYQVPGAVGGGWSMYWYGGMYGPRGTTYVTTPSPLMLGPMVPPDFQAGVVVPRADEGEMQGSPMRPTQRRTRRVDFARAEQFVTLGDRHFRMGSTKRASERYEQAARANPSSAEPRVRLAQLAFVRGKYSEAADRVREALTTDPGWLLTAPDIRRIYGEPGDFHKPIAALESHLQAEPGDRDGWFLLGAQLYLSGETRKAGDIFLRLTDRKADPSLAAFLDATRKQEPEKR, encoded by the coding sequence ATGGTCTCAGGAAGATGGATCGCGATCGGAACCATCGTGATGTTCTGGCAGGGCGTCGCTCCCACCGCCGAAGCCGGTGAGGTCGTCGTCGCCGCGCCAACCCAGGCCGCAGCCGGTGCTTCCACGCCCTCGACCTCGGGGAATCGCTCTCGAGGGAATTACCAGGTCCCCGGCGCCGTCGGCGGCGGCTGGTCGATGTATTGGTACGGCGGCATGTACGGCCCCCGAGGCACGACCTATGTCACGACTCCGTCTCCGTTGATGCTGGGCCCGATGGTTCCTCCGGACTTCCAGGCCGGAGTCGTTGTCCCGCGTGCAGATGAAGGAGAGATGCAGGGCTCTCCGATGAGGCCGACGCAACGGCGAACTCGCCGGGTCGACTTCGCCCGCGCGGAGCAATTCGTGACACTCGGCGACCGCCATTTCCGGATGGGCAGCACCAAGCGAGCCAGCGAGCGTTATGAGCAGGCCGCTCGCGCCAATCCTTCGTCGGCTGAGCCGCGGGTTCGGCTGGCCCAGCTCGCGTTTGTTCGGGGCAAGTATTCCGAGGCGGCCGACCGCGTGCGCGAAGCCCTGACGACCGACCCCGGTTGGTTGCTGACGGCGCCCGATATCCGGCGGATCTACGGCGAGCCCGGCGATTTCCACAAGCCGATTGCGGCGCTCGAATCGCACCTCCAGGCCGAGCCAGGAGACCGCGACGGTTGGTTCCTACTCGGTGCGCAGCTCTATCTCTCGGGCGAGACTCGGAAGGCTGGCGATATCTTCCTCAGACTGACCGACCGAAAGGCCGACCCCTCACTCGCCGCATTCCTCGACGCGACCAGGAAGCAAGAGCCAGAGAAACGCTGA